The following are encoded together in the Jaculus jaculus isolate mJacJac1 chromosome 3, mJacJac1.mat.Y.cur, whole genome shotgun sequence genome:
- the Kcnj11 gene encoding ATP-sensitive inward rectifier potassium channel 11 gives MLSRKGIIPEEYVLTRLAEDPAEPRYRARERRARFVSKKGNCNVAHKNIREQGRFLQDVFTTLVDLKWPHTLLIFTMSFLCSWLLFAMVWWLIAFAHGDLATDEGTSVPCVTSIHSFSSAFLFSIEVQVTIGFGGRMVTEECPLAILILIVQNIVGLMINAIMLGCIFMKTAQAHRRAETLIFSKHAVITLRHGRLCFMLRVGDLRKSMIISATIHMQVVRKTTSPEGEVVPLHQVDIPMENGMGGNSIFLVAPLIIYHVIDSNSPLYDLAPSDLHHHQDLEIIVILEGVVETTGITTQARTSYLADEILWGQRFVPIVAEEDGRYSVDYSKFGNTIKVPTPLCTARQLDEDPSLLDALTLASSRGPLRKRSVAVAKAKPKFSISPDSLS, from the coding sequence ATGCTGTCCCGCAAGGGCATCATCCCTGAGGAGTATGTGCTGACCCGACTGGCAGAGGACCCAGCAGAGCCCAGGTACCGTGCCCGAGAGCGGAGGGCCCGCTTCGTGTCCAAAAAAGGCAACTGCAATGTGGCCCACAAGAACATCCGGGAGCAGGGCCGCTTCCTGCAGGACGTGTTCACCACGCTGGTGGACCTCAAGTGGCCACACACGCTGCTCATCTTCACCATGTCCTTCCTGTGCAGCTGGCTGCTCTTCGCCATGGTCTGGTGGCTCATCGCCTTCGCCCACGGCGACCTGGCCACCGACGAGGGCACGAGCGTGCCGTGCGTCACCAGCATCCACTCGTTTTCATCCGCTTTCCTTTTCTCCATCGAGGTCCAGGTGACCATTGGTTTTGGCGGGCGCATGGTGACTGAGGAGTGCCCCCTGGCCATCCTGATCCTCATTGTGCAGAACATCGTTGGGCTCATGATCAACGCCATCATGCTGGGCTGCATCTTCATGAAGACTGCCCAGGCCCACCGCAGGGCAGAGACCCTCATCTTCAGCAAACACGCCGTGATCACCCTGCGCCACGGCCGCCTCTGCTTCATGCTCCGCGTGGGTGACCTCCGCAAAAGCATGATCATCAGTGCCACCATCCACATGCAGGTGGTGCGCAAGACCACCAGCCCAGAGGGCGAGGTGGTGCCCCTCCACCAGGTGGACATCCCCATGGAGAACGGCATGGGCGGCAACAGTATCTTCCTGGTAGCCCCGCTGATCATCTACCACGTCATCGACTCCAACAGCCCACTCTATGACCTGGCACCTAGTGACCTGCACCACCACCAGGATCTTGAGATTATCGTCATCCTGGAAGGCGTGGTAGAGACCACGGGCATCACCACCCAGGCCCGCACCTCTTACCTAGCTGATGAGATTCTGTGGGGCCAGCGCTTTGTCCCCATCGTGGCCGAGGAGGACGGCCGCTATTCTGTGGACTACTCCAAGTTTGGCAACACCATTAAAGTGCCCACGCCACTCTGCACAGCCCGACAGCTGGATGAGGACCCAAGCCTGCTGGATGCCCTGACCCTCGCCTCATCCCGTGGACCCCTGCGCAAACGCAGTGTGGCTGTCGCCAAGGCCAAGCCCAAGTTTAGCATCTCTCCGGACTCCCTATCCTGA